A single window of Anomaloglossus baeobatrachus isolate aAnoBae1 chromosome 5, aAnoBae1.hap1, whole genome shotgun sequence DNA harbors:
- the LOC142312814 gene encoding E3 ubiquitin-protein ligase TRIM39-like, whose translation MESADLADKLICSVCLSICKDPIRLRCGHNFCQDCIDVQDTLEESGDSICPECRVESPEHQVFPTAQPVSEEDQIFCTDCTFSPLQAVISCLTCNASLCDNHLRGHSKSEEHVFTKLNFTCSTPKKCVRHYGSEEDTAFICSEEHEGHQDEPLTEASEKWKENLRNVLERLSENKKAAEERVEDLQKHLTETQEKASGLTGSVVALFRDTRRQLDALEHKILKDISNQEEQVKESVCHLIHELEIKILNLSRDIKDMEELGSMMEPLPVFHRWESVKHNLGDIEKVLDQDRSALDVGVISATLHTALSAIVTSTKKDFYVEQTPDVVLDLSTASHDLHITGDLKSVYASESKQSHPKLPQRFQYNQVLSTRSFSSGRHFLELETCPTGNWRLGITYPSVARKGYHSLIGHSDKSWGLCRYLNQYFVIHHRKVIPVLHKPSSQRLGIFLNYEAGQISFYELCEPIRHLYTYSTTFIESLHLILGVYTGWVRIRS comes from the coding sequence CTGCAAGGATCCGATAaggctgagatgtggacacaattTCTGCCAGGATTGTATCGATGTGCAGGACACCCTGGAGGAATCTGGAGATTCTATCTGTCCGGAGTGCAGAGTGGAGTCTCCCGAACATCAGGTGTTCCCGACAGCACAGCCTGTGAGTGAAGAAGATCAGATCTTCTGTACGGATTGCACCTTTTCTCCTCTACAAGCTGTTATATCCTGTTTGACTTGTAACGCTTCTCTATGCGATAACCACTTGCGAGGCCACAGTAAGTCTGAGGAGCACGTCTTCACTAAACTCAACTTCACATGTTCCACTCCCAAGAAGTGTGTGAGACATTACGGCTCTGAAGAAGACACAGCTTTCATCTGCTCTGAGGAACATGAAGGACACCAGGATGAGCCATTAACTGAAGCCTCAGAAAAGTGGAAAGAAAACCTAAGAAACGTTCTTGAGAGACTGTCCGAAAACAAAAAGGCTGCAGAGGAAAGAGTCGAGGACCTTCAGAAACATCTAACAGAAACCCAAGAAAAAGCATCTGGACTAACCGGGAGTGTTGTTGCACTGTTTAGAGACACCAGAAGACAGCTAGATGCCCTGGAACACAAAATCCTAAAGGACATCTCCAACCAAGAGGAGCAGGTCAAAGAGTCAGTCTGTCATCTCATCCATGAGCTGGAGATCAAGATATTAAATCTGTCCAGAGATATAAAGGACATGGAGGAGCTGGGTTCCATGATGGAGCCTTTGCCAGTGTTTCATAGATGGGAGTCCGTCAAACATAACTTGGGGGATATTGAGAAGGTCCTTGATCAGGACAGAAGTGCTCTGGATGTAGGTGTGATTTCAGCGACACTACACACAGCCCTTTCAGCTATCGTTACCAGTACGAAAAAGGATTTCTATGTTGAGCAGACACCGGATGTTGTGCTGGACCTTAGCACGGCATCTCATGATCTACATATTACTGGGGACCTTAAAAGCGTGTATGCTTCAGAATCCAAGCAGAGCCACCCAAAACTACCACAGAGGTTTCAGTACAACCAGGTTTTAAGCACCAGGAGTTTCTCTTCTGGTCGACATTTTTTGGAATTGGAGACCTGTCCCACCGGGAATTGGAGGTTGGGAATAACCTATCCCAGTGTTGCCAGGAAAGGCTACCACTCGCTGATTGGACACAGTGACAAGTCGTGGGGTCTGTGCAGATACTTGAatcaatattttgttatacaccACAGAAAGGTCATCCCTGTTCTCCACAAGCCATCATCTCAGAGGTTGGGGATATTCCTCAATTACGAGGCTGGACAAATAAGCTTTTATGAGTTGTGTGAGCCGATAAGACACCTGTATACCTACAGCACCACCTTTATTGAAAGCCTTCATCTTATACTTGGTGTGTATACAGGCTGGGTAAGGATTAGAAGCTAG